The Xanthobacter flavus genome includes a window with the following:
- a CDS encoding Rieske (2Fe-2S) protein → MEPTVIDNEAPQDAIPNDAATVAYVICSMSDIPSQRARGFELMQVAEDGTEQPFKIVVVRWGRQVFGYINRCPHDQVQLDWERNQFLDPNGIRLMCGKHGALFELGTGVCLEGPCKGKSLIPVALTVLDNDICVTGVTLAEEVDDDDEDEITSCSDEGGGV, encoded by the coding sequence ATGGAACCGACCGTCATCGACAACGAGGCCCCCCAGGATGCCATCCCGAACGACGCGGCCACCGTCGCCTACGTCATCTGCTCCATGAGCGACATCCCCAGCCAGAGGGCGCGGGGTTTCGAACTGATGCAGGTGGCGGAGGACGGTACCGAACAGCCGTTCAAGATCGTCGTGGTGCGCTGGGGCCGGCAGGTGTTCGGCTATATCAACCGCTGCCCGCACGACCAGGTGCAGCTGGACTGGGAGCGCAACCAGTTCCTCGACCCGAACGGCATCCGCCTGATGTGCGGAAAGCACGGCGCCCTGTTCGAGCTCGGCACCGGCGTGTGCCTCGAAGGGCCGTGCAAGGGCAAAAGCCTCATCCCGGTCGCGCTCACCGTGCTCGACAACGACATCTGCGTGACCGGCGTGACGCTGGCCGAGGAGGTCGATGACGACGATGAGGACGAAATCACCTCCTGTTCGGACGAGGGCGGCGGCGTCTGA
- a CDS encoding HesB/IscA family protein: MINLTDSALHAVRDAIHDADQPISGLRIMVETGGCAGYQYKMGLVSDAEPDDTVVEREGVRVFVDNKSHELLAGTTIDFVVALEGSGFTFENPNATSSCSCGKSFG, encoded by the coding sequence ATGATCAATTTGACCGACAGCGCGCTTCATGCGGTCCGCGACGCGATCCATGATGCCGACCAGCCCATCAGCGGCCTGCGCATCATGGTCGAGACCGGCGGCTGCGCGGGCTACCAGTACAAGATGGGCCTCGTCAGCGACGCCGAGCCCGACGACACCGTTGTGGAGCGCGAGGGCGTGCGCGTCTTCGTCGACAACAAGAGCCACGAACTGCTCGCCGGCACCACCATCGATTTCGTGGTGGCCCTGGAGGGTTCGGGCTTCACCTTCGAAAATCCGAACGCCACCTCCAGCTGCTCCTGCGGCAAGTCCTTCGGCTAG